One segment of Streptomyces sp. NBC_01463 DNA contains the following:
- the rplQ gene encoding 50S ribosomal protein L17, with protein MPQPAKGARLGGSAAHEKHLLNNLAKSLFEHGRITTTEAKARRLRPVAERFITKAKKGDIHNRRLVLQSITDKGIVHTLFTEIAPRYENRPGGYTRITKIGNRRGDNAPMAVIELVEALTVAQAATGEAEAATKRAVKEDALKKDETPVESVEDAKPAEAEESKDA; from the coding sequence ATGCCTCAGCCCGCCAAGGGTGCCCGTCTGGGCGGCAGCGCTGCGCACGAGAAGCACCTTCTCAACAACCTCGCGAAGTCGCTGTTCGAGCACGGCCGCATCACCACGACCGAGGCCAAGGCCCGCCGCCTGCGTCCGGTCGCCGAGCGTTTCATCACCAAGGCGAAGAAGGGCGACATCCACAACCGTCGCCTGGTGCTGCAGTCGATCACGGACAAGGGCATCGTGCACACGCTCTTCACCGAGATCGCCCCGCGGTACGAGAACCGCCCCGGTGGTTACACCCGTATCACCAAGATCGGCAACCGTCGTGGCGACAACGCCCCGATGGCCGTCATCGAGCTCGTCGAGGCCCTGACCGTGGCGCAGGCCGCCACCGGTGAGGCCGAGGCAGCCACGAAGCGCGCGGTCAAGGAAGACGCCCTCAAGAAGGACGAGACCCCGGTCGAGTCCGTCGAGGACGCCAAGCCGGCCGAGGCCGAGGAGTCGAAGGACGCCTGA